Proteins encoded by one window of Vigna radiata var. radiata cultivar VC1973A chromosome 5, Vradiata_ver6, whole genome shotgun sequence:
- the LOC106759772 gene encoding uncharacterized protein LOC106759772: MATFLSNQSLFAPCPCSTPFSSNPFQTLKPKIIYFSSRGFPRPLNSSPNRRTPFRRTPLKYSHDPPPTRNDETGETRKDFRGIDGDEDKKPSPSLMVLLEAYKEAFFNGDENGVALIEEGIYSAVIRKNKLIQKVSSLSADKATSKDRYVRLQADFDNFRKRSDKERLSIQSDAQQELIEQLLLMVDSFEKTKQQTKTTTEKEKKIDVSYQGIYKQFVEILRSHHVSVIATVGKPFNPLQHEAIAREESAEFKKGIIIKESRRGFLLRDRVLRPAQVKVSLGPGTNKSPVSPDNSMERPSTAAGIDER; the protein is encoded by the exons ATGGCTACTTTCCTCTCCAATCAATCTCTCTTTGCTCCTTGTCCTTGTTCTACTCCCTTCTCTTCAAACCCCTTTCAAACCCTAAAAcccaaaatcatatatttttcatctcGTGGGTTTCCACGTCCCCTAAATTCCTCTCCCAATCGAAGAACCCCATTTCGAAGAACCCCATTAAAGTATTCTCATGATCCGCCTCCAACT AGAAATGATGAGACAGGTGAGACCCGGAAAGATTTCAGAGGGATAGACGGTGATGAAGATAAAAAGCCATCACCCAGTTTAATGGTCCTCCTTGAAGCATACAAGGAAGCCTTTTTTAATGGTGATGAAAATGGTGTTGCTCTGATTGAAGAGGGAATATATTCTGCggtaattagaaaaaataaattgattcaGAAAGTATCAAGTTTATCAGCAGACAAAGCTACTTCCAAGGATAGATATGTTCGATTACAAGCTGATTTTGACAATTTTAGGAAAAGGTCCGACAAAGAAAGACTTAGCATCCAATCTGATGCCCAACAAGAACTCATTGAACAGCTTTTGTTGATGGTGGACAGTTTTgagaaaacaaaacagcaaactaAAACAACaacagagaaagagaagaaaattgatgtTAGCTATCAAGGCATTTACAAACAATTTGTAGAGATTCTGAGGAGTCATCATGTTTCAGTGATAGCAACAGTGGGCAAGCCTTTTAATCCCTTG CAACATGAAGCCATTGCACGTGAGGAGTCAGCAGAATTCAAGAAAGGGATTATAATTAAAGAATCACGACGTGGTTTCTTGCTCAGAGATCGAGTTCTAAGGCCAGCCCAGGTGAAGGTTTCATTAGGTCCGGGAACTAATAAATCTCCTGTGTCTCCTGACAACTCCATGGAGCGACCTTCAACAGCTGCTGGAATAGATGAAAGATAG